Proteins encoded within one genomic window of Arachis ipaensis cultivar K30076 chromosome B08, Araip1.1, whole genome shotgun sequence:
- the LOC107610798 gene encoding uncharacterized protein LOC107610798: MDGNVLFDEGNNEEANNNNNGTISNSKDRKRRDYMLDDDSPKVARQKLAKRILLSLTNPSYVLRLGSKPLRLDYCTRLRYLLRKLVKEHDWATASGVLSAYLKGTMNDKSPFRNCLKFSALLELLKHVENYHINPTRMKNLFDIWSKNIGSMKSWPIESRYRVHVEFILFCLVHGNTGDAYQLVISLEQEKVDLDPVSKIIMGLTFYTMWYSSIPEEFQWKDSDQADLQDYSRMEGPSISNEVGQSEWHNTVESFLANSQSHCESDTSVLKDKHISRDVGFNNDVGESMEIDVDHRRKASHQNLQPEEGFRSKSEENEGSRDSFSNHEGLTQDTLNVIRQLDLWLFPLNFPDDNSFEEFMYVHSNQQNDQYKKAVKYLQLALDSAPSVTAALLPLIQLLLIGGRVEEALILIEKECTNSPSVLPVRLRAAFLECSDRNNSDLIVTCFEDMLKKDPQESYPLAKLIRMYQNGDYSLESLFEMIVLHLDATSAEYSTWRMLSSCFFKLSYYEEDCISANDTNEDGDRQHYSFRKTPKVFTQEMSGMSWRFRCRSWLLTHFSHRQLNSDVEGDLQLLTYKAACASYMYGQDFHYVLKAYFVLENENNKDLLLILGEHRQNSFEFYQQFQNKLKL; encoded by the exons ATGGATGGCAATGTTTTATTCGATGAAGGCAACAACGAAGAagccaacaacaataataatggcACTATCAGCAACTCCAAGGACCGGAAGAGGAGAGACTACATGCTTGATGATGATAGCCCCAAGGTGGCACGCCAAAAACTTGCCAAGAGGATCCTCTTGTCTTTGACTAACCCTTCTTATGTTCTGAGACTTGGTTCCAAACCTCTGAGGTTGGATTACTGCACAAGGTTGCGGTACCTGCTGAGGAAGCTTGTCAAGGAACATGACTGGGCCACTGCCAGTGGTGTTCTCAGTGCTTACTTAAAGGGAACAATGAACGACAAGTCTCCATTCAGGAATTGCCTCAAGTTCTCG GCTTTATTGGAGCTTCTTAAGCACGTGGAAAACTATCATATTAATCCAACAAGGATGAAGAACCTCTTTGATATTTGGTCGAAGAATATTGGATCAATGaagagttggccaatagaa AGCAGATATAGAGTTCATGTGGAGTTCATCTTATTCTGTCTTGTGCATGGCAATACTGGGGATGCATATCAGCTTGTCATAAG CCTTGAGCAAGAAAAAGTTGATCTTGATCCTGTGTCAAAGATAATTATGGGCTTGACATTCTATACGATGTGGTATTCTTCTATCCCCGAAGAATTTCAGTGGAAAGATTCAGACCAGGCTGACTTGCAAGATTACTCACGTATGGAGGGGCCTTCCATCAGCAATGAAGTTGGACAGTCAGAGTGGCATAATACAGTTGAATCCTTTCTGGCAAACTCCCAAAGCCATTGTGAATCAGACACCTCTGTTTTGAAGGATAAGCATATATCTAGGGATGTTGGGTTCAACAATGACGTGGGAGAGTCTATGGAGATTGATGTTGATCATAGAAGAAAAGCATCGCATCAGAACTTACAGCCAGAAGAAGGTTTTCGCTCTAAGTCCGAAGAAAATGAAGGAAGTAGAGACTCCTTTTCCAACCATGAAGGCCTTACACAAGATACCTTAAATGTTATTA GGCAACTTGATTTGTGGTTGTTTCCCTTGAATTTTCCTGATGATAATAGTTTTGAGGAGTTCATGTATGTGCACTCAAATCAGCAAAATGACCAGTATAAAAAGGCTGTGAAATATTTACAACTTGCTCTCGACTCAGCACCTTCAGTAACAGCAGCATTACTTCCATTGATACAA CTGTTGTTGATTGGAGGTCGTGTTGAAGAAGCCCTAATTTTGATTGAGAAGGAGTGTACTAATTCACCATCTGTGCTCCCTGTAAG ATTGAGGGCTGCGTTCTTGGAGTGTTCTGATCGAAACAACTCTGACTTGATTGTCACATGTTTTGAGGATATGCTAAAGAAGGATCCACAAGAAAGTTATCCCTTAGCAAAACTTATCAGAATGTACCAAAACG GTGACTATAGCCTTGAATCTTTGTTCGAAATGATTGTTTTACATTTAGATGCTACTAGTGCAGAATACAGTACGTGGAGGATGTTATCTTCATGTTTCTTTAAACTCTCTTACTACGAAGAAGATTGTATATCTGCAAACGATACTAATGAAGATGGAGATAGGCAACATTATTCCTTTAGAAAAACCCCAAAAGTGTTTACACAGGAAATGTCCGGAATGTCTTGGAGGTTTCGCTGTAGGAGCTGGCTACTAACACATTTCAGCCATAGACAGCTTAATTCAGATGTTGAAG GTGATTTGCAGCTACTCACATACAAAGCAGCATGCGCATCCTATATGTATGGGCAAGATTTCCACTATGTTTTAAAGGCTTATTTTGTattagaaaatgaaaataataaggACTTATTGTTGATTTTGGGTGAGCACAGGCAAAATTCATTTGAATTTTATCAGCAATTTCAAAATAAACTGAAATTATAA